In Candidatus Vicinibacter proximus, the following are encoded in one genomic region:
- a CDS encoding TonB-dependent receptor: MKNLSLILLLFAFCSGFQSIAQTNVIRGKVTDKINGEPLPGVNVVIWSTTKGTVTDPDGMYTIAAPANGKLEFTYLSYASQIVDIAGRNDIDISLMPTNSELDQVVVVGSRRPGRILMESTTPIDVVNVKQSIQTTARMDLTSMLNYAAPSINYNKQSGSDGADHIDLATLRGLGPDQSLVLVNGKRRHQTAFVSVFGTRGRGNSGTDLNAFPLAAMDRVEILRDGASAQYGSDAIAGVMNLILKKTTGELTANIAYSGYYDKKFNPAFEPDLNQYVYENKLDGNSISADLNYGVKLGKQGGFANFTLNYLSLGKTYRQSLDQDFSAEYGLPVNVVRRAHGDGSLNSAGAFLNAELPLNEDLKLYAFGGYNNKASEAYAFSRNFSGKPNRFITTASGQLVDIPGIIKKSGGTTTADADSYFNPIIATNVNDFSAAIGIRKENPEGWNWDLSNVTGQNNFHFYGEKTVNASLSDVQKNHFDDGGFKFLQNTTNLNFNREFTGFLEGIGFAAGAELRLEQYELYAGEEASYKNYDPNKTVVTGGGDTVFVAGGSQGFPGYQPSDEVNAQRIAAAAYADAELDITKDFLVSAAVRLENYNDFGFTHNYKLASRYLIHKKLNVRGSLSTGFRAPSLQQINFSSTFTTVQGGNISEVKIAPNDNSITKAAGIPELKQEESLNASLGFAWKAMDELSISCDLYWVNIKDRVVLSGQFDASDNTLDPVFTAELNRLRVGLAQFFANAVNTTNKGIDLVFDYNRKFGKNRVRLLAMGNIQEMTIDKINVPEKLNDTESHRKQFLSDREQAFILASAPPVKLGFNLEYGYKKFGIGTRLTYFGKIKILGYGEDGLGIAPQVPNDDNTAYLPDEYLYNAKWVNDIYASYQITKNLNVNLGVDNLLNVHPDLGAVNGAKWWAFNNETGGPWDAVQMGGNGMRMFARLGFVF, translated from the coding sequence GTGAAAAATTTAAGTCTGATTTTACTCCTGTTTGCTTTTTGCTCAGGTTTTCAAAGTATTGCACAAACGAATGTGATTCGCGGTAAAGTGACCGATAAAATCAATGGAGAACCCTTACCAGGAGTCAATGTAGTGATTTGGTCAACCACCAAAGGGACAGTGACTGACCCGGATGGAATGTACACCATTGCTGCACCAGCCAATGGAAAACTTGAATTTACCTATCTGAGTTACGCAAGTCAAATTGTGGATATTGCAGGAAGAAATGACATCGACATCAGCCTCATGCCTACCAATTCAGAACTGGATCAGGTGGTTGTTGTAGGATCCCGAAGACCAGGAAGAATTCTTATGGAGTCCACTACACCGATTGATGTAGTGAATGTCAAACAATCCATTCAGACTACTGCACGTATGGATCTGACTTCTATGTTGAATTATGCTGCGCCTTCTATCAATTACAACAAACAATCAGGATCAGACGGAGCAGATCATATCGATTTGGCCACATTGAGAGGACTTGGACCTGACCAATCACTCGTACTGGTCAATGGCAAACGAAGACACCAGACTGCGTTTGTCTCTGTCTTTGGAACAAGAGGCAGAGGAAATTCAGGTACAGATTTGAATGCATTTCCCTTAGCGGCAATGGATCGTGTAGAAATTCTCCGTGATGGTGCATCCGCACAATATGGTTCTGACGCCATCGCAGGTGTGATGAATCTTATCCTTAAAAAAACTACAGGAGAACTTACTGCAAATATTGCATACTCCGGTTACTATGATAAAAAATTCAACCCTGCCTTTGAACCCGATCTCAACCAATACGTGTACGAAAACAAATTAGATGGAAACAGCATTTCTGCAGATTTGAATTATGGGGTCAAATTAGGCAAGCAGGGTGGTTTTGCCAACTTTACTTTAAATTATTTATCCCTCGGAAAAACCTATCGTCAATCCTTAGATCAGGATTTTTCTGCTGAATATGGATTACCGGTTAATGTGGTAAGACGAGCACATGGAGATGGTTCTCTGAATTCAGCAGGTGCGTTTTTGAATGCAGAACTTCCGTTAAATGAAGACTTGAAACTTTATGCATTTGGTGGTTACAATAATAAAGCTTCAGAGGCATACGCATTCAGCAGGAATTTTTCAGGCAAACCGAATCGTTTTATTACAACAGCTTCCGGACAGCTGGTAGACATTCCGGGAATCATAAAAAAATCCGGAGGCACCACCACTGCGGATGCAGATTCTTACTTTAATCCAATCATTGCTACAAACGTTAATGATTTTTCGGCAGCAATTGGCATTCGCAAAGAAAATCCTGAGGGTTGGAATTGGGATTTGAGCAATGTTACCGGACAAAATAATTTTCATTTCTATGGTGAAAAAACAGTGAACGCTTCATTGAGTGATGTTCAAAAAAATCATTTCGACGATGGCGGATTTAAATTTTTACAGAATACAACCAATTTAAATTTCAATAGAGAATTTACAGGATTTTTGGAAGGAATCGGATTTGCAGCGGGGGCTGAACTTAGATTGGAACAATACGAATTATACGCTGGAGAAGAAGCTTCTTATAAAAATTACGATCCCAATAAAACTGTGGTTACCGGAGGTGGCGACACCGTATTTGTAGCAGGTGGATCTCAGGGATTTCCGGGTTATCAACCTTCTGATGAAGTAAATGCACAGCGCATCGCAGCAGCTGCTTATGCAGATGCAGAGTTAGACATCACCAAAGATTTTTTGGTGAGTGCTGCAGTGAGACTGGAGAATTACAATGACTTTGGATTTACCCACAATTACAAATTGGCATCCAGATATCTGATCCATAAAAAATTGAATGTACGTGGTTCCTTATCTACTGGATTCCGCGCTCCTTCCCTTCAGCAAATAAATTTTTCTTCCACTTTTACGACCGTGCAGGGAGGAAATATCTCAGAAGTGAAAATTGCACCAAACGACAACAGCATTACAAAAGCTGCAGGTATTCCTGAACTCAAGCAGGAAGAATCACTGAACGCAAGTTTGGGTTTTGCATGGAAAGCAATGGATGAATTGAGTATAAGTTGTGATTTATACTGGGTTAATATTAAGGATCGCGTAGTATTGTCCGGACAATTTGATGCCTCTGACAATACCTTAGATCCCGTCTTTACTGCTGAGCTAAATAGATTACGTGTTGGGCTTGCACAGTTTTTTGCCAATGCTGTAAATACGACCAATAAAGGAATTGATTTGGTCTTTGATTACAACCGCAAATTCGGTAAAAACAGAGTGCGTTTACTGGCCATGGGTAATATTCAGGAAATGACCATAGATAAAATTAATGTACCAGAAAAACTCAACGATACAGAATCTCACAGAAAACAATTTCTGAGCGACAGAGAGCAGGCATTCATTTTAGCTTCTGCTCCACCGGTTAAATTAGGATTTAATCTGGAGTACGGTTATAAAAAATTTGGCATCGGAACAAGACTAACCTATTTTGGAAAAATAAAAATTCTTGGATATGGCGAAGATGGATTGGGTATTGCGCCACAAGTTCCAAATGACGACAACACCGCTTATCTACCCGATGAATATCTGTATAATGCAAAATGGGTAAACGACATTTATGCTTCTTACCAAATCACGAAAAATCTGAATGTCAACCTGGGCGTCGATAACCTGCTGAATGTACATCCTGATCTGGGTGCAGTAAATGGAGCCAAATGGTGGGCATTCAACAACGAAACCGGAGGCCCATGGGATGCAGTGCAAATGGGTGGTAATGGGATGAGGATGTTTGCCAGATTGGGATTTGTTTTTTAA
- a CDS encoding MFS transporter, which yields MSFSASDKALINSLLVSTLGYFVDVYDLLLFSVVRSKSLRELGIPEEALLESGLSLLNWMLIGMMAGGVVWGILGDKKGRRSVLFGSILIYSLANFLNAYVTDVGTYKILRLVAGFGLAGELGAGITLVCELMKPDRRAYGTLLITAIGLLGAVFAAYIGQYYDWRFAYKLGGMMGFALLLLRIGSRESTIFEKSQDLNISHGNFLQLITRKDLLLRYLKLILLGLPIFFVIGILVTATPEFARAFGMNEIPETGFAIMISYTFISLGDILCTFLSQLLKSRKKALAIFLWISLAGILVFLLFPGQTPLAYYWHCAIMGIGIGYLSLLVTFVSERFGTNLRATATISAPNFIRGLLPVFVAPIFLYIKSQSDLITAGVVMGILCTIIPMILLLWIKEDYGKSMDWVE from the coding sequence ATGTCCTTCTCTGCCTCTGACAAAGCTTTAATAAATTCACTGTTGGTGTCCACCCTGGGATACTTTGTCGATGTATACGATCTCTTACTGTTTAGCGTAGTGCGTAGTAAGAGCCTTCGCGAATTGGGTATACCGGAAGAAGCTCTGCTGGAATCAGGACTCAGCTTACTGAATTGGATGCTTATCGGGATGATGGCCGGTGGTGTCGTCTGGGGTATTTTGGGCGACAAGAAAGGTAGGCGCTCCGTTTTGTTTGGTTCCATCCTGATTTATTCTTTGGCCAATTTCCTGAATGCATATGTCACCGATGTAGGAACCTACAAAATACTTCGTTTGGTAGCAGGTTTTGGACTTGCCGGAGAATTAGGCGCCGGAATCACCCTGGTGTGCGAACTCATGAAGCCCGACAGAAGAGCTTATGGGACCTTGCTGATCACAGCCATTGGTCTATTGGGTGCTGTCTTTGCCGCATACATTGGTCAATATTACGATTGGCGGTTTGCGTACAAACTCGGCGGAATGATGGGCTTTGCCTTGCTTTTACTAAGGATAGGCTCCAGGGAAAGCACAATATTTGAAAAAAGTCAGGATCTAAACATTAGCCATGGGAATTTTCTACAGTTGATTACCCGGAAAGATTTGTTGCTGCGTTATCTGAAGTTAATTTTATTAGGCTTGCCGATATTTTTTGTCATTGGCATTTTGGTTACTGCAACGCCAGAATTTGCAAGGGCTTTTGGAATGAATGAGATTCCTGAAACCGGGTTCGCGATTATGATCAGTTATACCTTTATTTCTCTTGGCGATATTCTATGCACCTTTCTAAGTCAATTATTGAAAAGCAGAAAGAAGGCTCTGGCCATTTTTCTATGGATTAGTTTAGCTGGCATTTTGGTTTTTCTCTTGTTTCCAGGGCAAACCCCGCTGGCTTATTACTGGCATTGTGCCATCATGGGCATTGGCATAGGATACCTTTCCTTGTTGGTTACATTTGTTTCCGAACGATTTGGCACAAATTTGCGTGCAACCGCAACTATTTCTGCACCAAATTTTATCCGGGGATTGTTGCCTGTCTTCGTTGCTCCAATATTTCTGTACATAAAATCACAATCCGATCTCATTACTGCAGGAGTGGTGATGGGCATTCTCTGTACCATTATTCCTATGATATTGCTTTTATGGATTAAAGAAGATTATGGAAAATCTATGGATTGGGTAGAATAA
- a CDS encoding radical SAM protein, which yields MKNIFLVTPPFTQLNTPYPATAYLKGFLNTKSISSYQMDLGIEVILDIFSKNGLTNLKPAQSSSAWSGNAQRIYVLWEEYVKTIDSAIEFLQGKNPTLAQLIAQGNFLPEASKFDQLVDLEWGFGHMGIQDKAKHFATLYLEDLADFIRECVDEHFGFSRYAERLGRSANSFDELHQSLQSSHSYIDKISLRILADRLEEMNPQLLCFSVPFPGNLYSAFRCAQFVKKQFPHIKICMGGGFANTELRELSDVRVFDFFDFICLDDGELPLESLYRYISGALSKQNLKRTFLKEEGKVIYINHPECKDYHQSELGTPDYSDLLLNRYISVIEIANPMHSLWSDGRWNKLTMAHGCYWGKCTFCDISLDYIKLYEPIAAKLLVDRMEELIVATGTRGFHFVDEAAPPALMRELALEILRRDLVVSWWTNIRFEKSFTADLCMLLSASGCMAVSGGLEVASDRLLALIQKGVTVTQVARVARNLTEAGIMVHAYLMYGFPTQTVQETVDSLEMVRQLFRSEVIRSGFWHQFALTAHSPVGMNPDEYGLVAEKQEITFANNDIQFKDKTKIDHDKFSFGLKKSLYNYMHGVGMEYPLQEWFDFKIPRTTIDDKFIVENLFEDDPVVIKPHSKWVWLGTTPEVKTLQKRLKGNKSELSVLEFHSKHLSLNLVLTPSEKDCLINALDFISLKKSTELKTYSILKAHINDQFSDFDLFWFNDKIQQLKEFGLLNF from the coding sequence CGTCAGCATGGTCCGGGAATGCACAAAGAATATATGTGCTGTGGGAAGAATATGTAAAAACCATAGACTCTGCTATAGAATTTCTTCAGGGTAAGAATCCAACACTAGCCCAACTGATTGCTCAAGGCAATTTTCTCCCGGAAGCTTCAAAATTTGACCAGTTGGTAGATTTAGAGTGGGGTTTTGGCCATATGGGTATTCAGGATAAAGCAAAACATTTTGCCACATTATATCTTGAGGATCTTGCAGATTTTATCAGAGAATGTGTCGATGAACATTTTGGTTTCAGCCGTTATGCAGAACGACTCGGTAGATCCGCTAATTCCTTTGATGAATTGCACCAGAGTTTACAATCCAGTCATAGCTATATAGACAAGATCAGTCTTCGAATTTTGGCAGATCGGCTGGAGGAAATGAATCCTCAGCTACTTTGTTTTTCCGTTCCTTTTCCTGGTAATCTATATTCAGCATTTCGCTGTGCACAATTTGTTAAGAAGCAATTTCCGCACATTAAAATCTGTATGGGTGGAGGATTTGCAAATACAGAATTGAGAGAATTATCAGATGTTAGGGTTTTTGATTTTTTTGATTTTATTTGTCTGGACGATGGCGAGTTACCCTTAGAAAGTTTATACCGATATATCAGTGGCGCATTGAGTAAACAAAATCTTAAGCGAACTTTTTTAAAAGAAGAAGGAAAAGTAATATACATCAACCATCCTGAATGCAAAGATTATCACCAAAGTGAACTTGGAACCCCCGATTACAGTGACTTACTCCTTAATCGATACATATCTGTTATTGAGATTGCTAATCCTATGCACAGTCTCTGGAGCGATGGTAGGTGGAATAAACTTACCATGGCACATGGATGTTACTGGGGTAAGTGTACTTTCTGTGACATCTCTTTAGATTATATCAAACTTTACGAACCCATCGCCGCCAAATTATTAGTGGATCGAATGGAAGAGTTGATAGTAGCTACAGGTACAAGAGGATTTCATTTTGTAGATGAAGCCGCACCGCCGGCACTGATGCGGGAGCTTGCCCTGGAAATTTTACGAAGAGATTTGGTTGTGAGTTGGTGGACCAACATCAGATTTGAAAAAAGCTTTACGGCTGATTTGTGTATGTTATTAAGTGCATCAGGTTGCATGGCTGTTTCGGGTGGATTGGAGGTCGCCTCAGATCGTCTGCTGGCGCTGATCCAAAAAGGTGTAACTGTTACACAAGTTGCAAGGGTAGCCAGAAATCTGACCGAAGCAGGAATCATGGTCCATGCTTATCTCATGTATGGTTTTCCCACACAGACCGTTCAGGAAACCGTGGATAGTCTTGAAATGGTACGCCAACTATTTCGGTCAGAAGTCATCCGCTCAGGCTTTTGGCACCAGTTTGCCCTAACTGCACATAGTCCGGTAGGCATGAATCCGGACGAATATGGTTTGGTTGCGGAGAAACAAGAAATTACTTTTGCCAACAACGATATTCAGTTTAAGGATAAAACCAAAATTGATCATGATAAATTCAGCTTTGGACTTAAAAAATCTCTATACAATTACATGCATGGAGTTGGCATGGAATATCCATTACAGGAATGGTTTGATTTTAAAATTCCGCGAACCACCATTGATGATAAATTTATTGTAGAAAATTTATTTGAAGATGATCCGGTTGTTATAAAGCCTCATTCAAAATGGGTTTGGCTGGGGACAACGCCTGAAGTTAAGACTCTACAAAAAAGATTAAAGGGAAATAAATCAGAATTGAGTGTGTTAGAATTTCACAGTAAGCACCTTTCACTTAATTTAGTATTGACCCCTTCAGAGAAAGATTGCTTGATAAATGCCCTGGATTTTATTTCATTAAAAAAGTCAACTGAATTAAAAACATATTCCATTTTAAAAGCCCACATCAATGATCAGTTTTCCGATTTTGATTTATTTTGGTTCAATGACAAAATTCAACAACTGAAAGAATTTGGTCTGTTGAATTTTTAG
- a CDS encoding YkgJ family cysteine cluster protein: MNINKFLELVKSKKKQHQQVIKKLKGTNTKVLDQNFHQAHQEVFTEFNCLECANCCKTTSPRLYPIDIERMAHALQMRPSELMDKYIVMDEDQDYVFLSSPCPFLEQDNTCRIYDFRPKACREYPHTDRKNMIQILDLTYKNIAVCPAVFIMIERIKDKMKL, translated from the coding sequence TTGAATATTAATAAATTCCTAGAACTGGTCAAAAGCAAAAAGAAGCAACATCAGCAAGTCATTAAAAAGTTAAAAGGTACTAACACAAAAGTACTTGACCAAAATTTTCACCAAGCACATCAGGAAGTATTCACAGAATTCAATTGTCTCGAGTGTGCCAACTGTTGTAAAACAACAAGTCCAAGACTTTATCCTATAGATATTGAAAGAATGGCACATGCATTACAAATGAGGCCATCAGAATTGATGGACAAGTATATTGTAATGGATGAAGATCAGGATTACGTTTTTCTTTCATCTCCTTGTCCTTTTTTGGAACAAGACAATACTTGCAGAATTTATGATTTCCGACCTAAAGCGTGTCGGGAGTATCCACACACTGACAGAAAGAATATGATTCAAATTCTTGATCTCACCTATAAGAATATTGCTGTCTGTCCTGCAGTGTTCATAATGATAGAAAGAATTAAGGATAAAATGAAATTGTAA
- the acs gene encoding acetate--CoA ligase, whose protein sequence is MSYPSQIKSLEEYKSAYQKSVSDPEGYWADVAAHFHWRKSWDSILEWNFTEPKINWFNGARLNITENCLDRHLSNLGNKPAIIWEANDPEEHYRVLTYRDLHLKVVQFSNVLKNNGITKGDRVCVYMGMIPELAIAILACARIGAIHSVIFGGFSAQSISDRLEDAGATCIITCDGAYRGSKDIPLKSIIDDALIGNHTVKKVIVCTRTRTPVSMIKGRDVWWEDEIKKVETQGNPDCPAEVMDANEELFILYTSGSTGKPKGVVHACGGYMVWAYYTFINVFQYKPGEVHFCTADIGWITGHSYIVYGPLSAGATTLMFEGVPTWPDAGRFWDIIDKHKVNILYTAPTAIRSLMGFGAAPFEGKSLDSLRVLGTVGEPINEEAWHWYDQQVGKGRCPIVDTWWQTETGGIMISNLAEITPAKPSFATLPLPGVQPILVDEQGNEIHGNEVSGNLCIKFPWPGMLRTTYGDHERCRLNYFSTFKDFYFTGDGCLRDALGNYRITGRVDDVLNVSGHRLGTAEIENALNMHLGVVESAVVAYPHDIKGQGIYAFICYNGHFENEEHTRQDILQTVNRIIGAIARPDKIQFVPALPKTRSGKIMRRILRKIAEGELEQLGDTSTLLDPGVVQEIIEGRLQ, encoded by the coding sequence ATGTCATATCCATCCCAAATCAAGAGTCTCGAAGAATACAAATCAGCCTATCAAAAAAGTGTCTCCGATCCGGAAGGTTATTGGGCTGACGTTGCAGCACATTTTCATTGGCGCAAAAGCTGGGACTCTATTCTGGAATGGAATTTCACCGAACCAAAAATAAATTGGTTTAATGGCGCACGGCTTAATATTACCGAAAACTGTCTCGACCGCCACCTCAGCAATTTGGGTAACAAACCGGCCATCATTTGGGAAGCCAATGACCCTGAAGAACATTATCGCGTCCTCACTTATCGCGATCTTCACCTAAAGGTCGTACAATTCAGCAATGTATTAAAAAACAATGGCATCACCAAAGGAGACCGCGTCTGTGTGTACATGGGAATGATCCCCGAACTGGCCATTGCAATTTTGGCTTGTGCACGAATCGGTGCCATCCACTCAGTTATATTTGGTGGTTTCAGCGCTCAAAGCATTTCCGATCGCCTGGAGGACGCTGGCGCCACTTGTATCATTACTTGTGATGGGGCTTACCGCGGAAGTAAAGACATTCCGTTAAAATCCATCATAGACGATGCCTTGATTGGAAATCATACCGTAAAAAAAGTAATCGTATGTACCAGAACCCGCACTCCGGTGAGCATGATCAAAGGACGCGATGTTTGGTGGGAAGACGAAATTAAAAAAGTTGAAACACAAGGCAATCCTGATTGTCCGGCAGAAGTAATGGATGCCAATGAAGAGTTATTCATATTATACACTTCAGGTTCTACCGGCAAACCCAAAGGGGTCGTGCATGCCTGCGGAGGATATATGGTCTGGGCTTATTACACATTCATCAATGTTTTCCAGTACAAACCCGGAGAAGTTCATTTTTGTACAGCAGATATTGGGTGGATTACCGGACACAGCTATATCGTGTATGGTCCATTGAGTGCCGGAGCTACTACCCTAATGTTTGAAGGAGTCCCTACCTGGCCTGATGCCGGAAGATTTTGGGACATTATCGACAAGCATAAAGTAAACATCTTGTATACTGCACCCACAGCCATCCGAAGTCTGATGGGATTTGGTGCAGCTCCTTTTGAAGGAAAGTCACTGGATTCTCTCAGAGTGCTTGGCACAGTTGGTGAGCCAATAAATGAAGAAGCTTGGCATTGGTATGATCAGCAGGTGGGCAAAGGTCGCTGCCCGATAGTAGACACCTGGTGGCAAACAGAGACGGGTGGCATTATGATCTCAAATCTTGCGGAAATTACCCCTGCAAAACCTTCTTTTGCAACACTACCTCTTCCCGGTGTCCAACCGATCTTAGTGGACGAACAAGGAAACGAAATTCACGGAAACGAAGTAAGCGGAAATCTATGCATTAAATTTCCATGGCCGGGTATGCTTCGCACTACTTACGGAGATCATGAACGTTGCAGGTTAAATTATTTTTCCACCTTCAAAGATTTTTATTTTACAGGTGATGGTTGTTTGCGGGACGCTCTAGGAAATTACCGGATAACCGGACGTGTCGATGATGTATTGAACGTCAGTGGGCACCGTCTCGGCACCGCTGAAATAGAAAATGCACTCAACATGCATCTCGGGGTTGTAGAGAGTGCCGTGGTTGCTTATCCTCATGACATCAAGGGTCAGGGTATTTATGCTTTTATTTGTTACAATGGACATTTTGAAAATGAAGAACACACGCGCCAGGATATTTTACAAACAGTTAACCGCATCATAGGTGCCATTGCACGACCTGATAAAATACAATTCGTTCCCGCACTTCCCAAAACCAGAAGCGGTAAAATCATGCGGAGAATTCTAAGAAAAATTGCGGAAGGAGAACTCGAACAACTGGGTGATACTTCTACATTATTGGATCCGGGGGTTGTGCAGGAAATTATTGAAGGTAGATTGCAATAA